One window of Robiginitalea biformata HTCC2501 genomic DNA carries:
- a CDS encoding helix-turn-helix domain-containing protein, with translation MESTRVYWVMNMVCSRCLKVIKQELRDLGIPVLSLELGKLTVKAQEISIAEVDREVMDVLHSNGFEIAKSEEEMIVEQIKIALISLVSDVPFDIKENISDYLTKSLHRAYKVLSKKFSKNENTTIEKYFIKLKIEKVKELIQLRQHTFSDIAYMLDYSSVNHLSRQFKEIMGMSMTDYKNSQVWQRGFLDEII, from the coding sequence ATGGAATCCACTAGAGTTTATTGGGTTATGAATATGGTCTGTAGTCGGTGCCTAAAAGTCATAAAGCAAGAATTGCGTGATTTGGGAATTCCGGTATTGTCCCTTGAATTAGGGAAACTTACGGTAAAGGCCCAAGAAATATCAATTGCCGAAGTAGACCGAGAAGTGATGGATGTCCTCCATTCCAACGGCTTTGAAATAGCCAAAAGTGAAGAAGAGATGATAGTCGAGCAAATAAAGATTGCTTTGATATCATTGGTTTCCGATGTTCCCTTTGATATAAAGGAAAATATTTCGGACTATCTGACAAAATCGTTGCATAGAGCCTACAAAGTGCTGAGCAAAAAATTTTCAAAAAATGAAAATACCACTATAGAAAAATATTTCATCAAGTTGAAAATTGAAAAGGTAAAAGAGCTCATACAGTTGCGGCAGCATACCTTTTCTGATATCGCTTATATGCTCGATTACAGCAGTGTTAACCACTTATCCAGACAGTTCAAGGAAATCATGGGCATGAGCATGACCGATTACAAGAATAGCCAAGTGTGGCAACGGGGCTTTCTTGACGAAATTATATAG
- a CDS encoding TolC family protein gives MKKYVQLFLGIMSIAAINAQELESLIEQAELNNPEIQAYELRYNIASEKINEVKTFPNTEISAGVFASEPETRTGAQKARFSAKQMIPWFGTITARENYASSLADAQYEDLVIAKRKLTLAVSQSYYRLFAIRAKQKVLDENIELLETYERLALTSVEVGKASAVDVLRLQIRQNELEQSKEVLSEEYQAEQTLFNNLLNREENTQVDVYYEFTIPEVDPVFAEGDLQLHPELVKYDKLYESVEKSELLNQKEALPDLGFGLDYIPVAERPAMDFSDNGKDIVMPMVSLSIPIFNNKYQSISKQNELRQQEITAQKAERTNKLKTLLSEAINQRDANRIRFNVQQRNIDKAIEAEKILIKSYETGTIDFNDVLDVQELQLKFQINQIESIKGYYIQSSNINYLKS, from the coding sequence ATGAAAAAATACGTACAGCTCTTTTTAGGAATCATGTCCATTGCTGCTATTAATGCACAGGAGTTGGAAAGTTTGATTGAGCAGGCCGAATTGAACAACCCTGAGATTCAGGCCTATGAACTGCGCTACAATATCGCCTCGGAAAAAATCAATGAGGTCAAAACGTTTCCTAATACGGAAATAAGTGCGGGAGTCTTTGCCAGTGAACCGGAAACTCGAACAGGTGCCCAAAAGGCAAGGTTTTCCGCCAAGCAAATGATCCCTTGGTTCGGCACGATTACCGCACGGGAAAATTATGCCAGTTCACTAGCCGATGCACAATATGAAGATCTGGTCATCGCCAAGCGAAAATTGACCTTGGCCGTTTCCCAATCCTACTATCGCCTCTTTGCAATCCGTGCAAAACAAAAGGTGCTCGATGAAAATATCGAACTATTGGAAACCTATGAACGACTGGCCTTGACCTCGGTCGAAGTAGGTAAAGCCTCCGCTGTAGATGTGCTTAGATTACAGATACGTCAGAATGAACTGGAACAAAGCAAAGAAGTCTTAAGTGAGGAATATCAGGCCGAGCAAACCTTGTTCAACAATCTGCTCAACAGGGAGGAAAATACACAGGTCGATGTGTATTATGAATTTACCATACCCGAAGTAGATCCTGTTTTTGCAGAAGGAGATCTTCAATTACATCCGGAACTTGTTAAGTACGACAAATTGTACGAATCTGTAGAAAAATCCGAGCTGTTGAATCAAAAAGAGGCATTGCCCGATCTTGGTTTTGGACTCGATTATATACCTGTCGCTGAACGGCCCGCGATGGACTTCAGCGATAACGGAAAGGATATCGTAATGCCGATGGTTTCCTTGTCCATACCCATTTTCAATAACAAGTATCAATCCATTTCAAAACAGAATGAGCTGCGGCAACAGGAAATCACCGCGCAGAAGGCCGAAAGAACTAACAAACTGAAAACCTTGTTGAGCGAAGCGATCAACCAAAGGGATGCAAATAGGATACGCTTTAATGTGCAACAGAGAAATATAGATAAAGCCATCGAAGCAGAAAAAATCCTTATTAAAAGTTACGAAACGGGAACTATTGATTTTAATGATGTACTCGATGTTCAGGAACTGCAATTGAAGTTCCAGATAAATCAAATCGAATCCATTAAAGGATACTATATACAATCGTCGAACATCAATTACTTAAAAAGTTAG
- a CDS encoding multicopper oxidase domain-containing protein, translated as MNTKITTLLISLMSLAINAQFVANDTEENIDNWPERVYDLTIGYETVNYTGKDVKAMTINGGIPGPNLEFNEGEFAIINVTNKMDEETSVHWHGLILPNFYDGVPYLTTPPIKPGETQQYKFALKQSGTYWYHSHTGLQEQRGVYGSIQINPKDTDLEYDKDLVLVLSDWMDENPKTQLKNLKRGNEWYLIKKNQVQSWDKVIAKGAVGAKLKMMWQRMPDMAILDNYYDLFFINGRAEQNYPDFKPGEKVRVRFVNAAAATYFWLTFGGEDPMLISADGLDVVPVKKNKTLIGVAETYDFIVTVPESGKLEIRVTSQDGSGQASAYMGTGDIFKAPDVPVPDLIKQMQQLMSMDMKMGAPAAKLNPSKNDSIKKMMKYAMKMDGMQMDGMKKDKDSTKMKGDGMAHQDMKLKEDKMQMDGGMNMGYMVPQDKVIGDNMKTGGNPEFNYHYLEAPGTTEFEEGKPVREMLFNLTGNMNRYVWSINGVPLSETDKIKINQGEVVRITLNNMTMMHHPMHLHGHFFRVLNENGDRSPLKHTVNVAPMQKVVIEFDAVEYGDWFFHCHVLYHMNSGMARVFSYDTPRDERLMGYPLSNLTTEADHIWTWGEVTTASHLSELFLTATNIRNQFILRGEYGWNENLEAEFTYERWLNSYFRVFGGVNMENEMEDSMDEISTTGVVGVRYLLPLLIDSDLRIDNKLRPTISLSTATMIFRNVALYGEYEYQMDFGWVNDFEPGTDFEKEVTWQVGLEFVLSRDFSLMGSYDNRFGAGGGLSLRF; from the coding sequence ATGAATACTAAAATAACGACACTACTGATTTCTTTGATGTCACTGGCAATCAATGCACAATTCGTAGCGAACGACACTGAAGAAAACATTGACAACTGGCCAGAACGGGTCTATGATTTGACCATTGGTTACGAAACGGTCAACTATACAGGGAAGGATGTAAAGGCGATGACTATAAATGGTGGTATTCCCGGGCCAAATCTTGAATTTAACGAAGGTGAATTCGCCATTATCAACGTGACCAACAAAATGGATGAGGAGACCTCCGTGCATTGGCACGGTTTAATTCTTCCAAACTTTTACGATGGCGTTCCTTATCTCACAACACCACCCATAAAACCGGGCGAAACCCAACAATACAAATTTGCGCTAAAGCAATCAGGTACTTACTGGTACCATTCACATACAGGTCTACAAGAACAAAGGGGCGTTTATGGCTCAATCCAAATCAATCCTAAAGATACTGATTTGGAATATGATAAAGATTTAGTGCTTGTCCTTTCCGATTGGATGGACGAAAATCCTAAAACGCAGCTTAAAAATTTAAAGCGGGGCAATGAATGGTATCTCATCAAGAAAAACCAGGTACAAAGCTGGGATAAGGTTATTGCCAAGGGTGCCGTTGGTGCCAAACTGAAAATGATGTGGCAGCGTATGCCCGATATGGCCATACTTGACAATTATTATGACCTGTTCTTTATCAACGGACGGGCAGAACAGAACTATCCCGATTTCAAACCTGGCGAAAAGGTCCGTGTACGATTTGTAAATGCCGCGGCTGCCACCTACTTCTGGCTCACGTTTGGGGGCGAGGACCCTATGCTGATTTCTGCGGACGGTTTGGACGTAGTCCCCGTAAAGAAAAATAAAACCCTTATCGGCGTTGCCGAAACCTATGACTTTATCGTAACCGTTCCCGAAAGCGGTAAATTGGAAATCCGTGTCACCTCACAAGACGGTTCCGGACAGGCTTCCGCCTATATGGGGACAGGCGATATCTTCAAGGCACCCGATGTACCCGTACCTGACCTTATAAAACAAATGCAGCAACTCATGTCAATGGATATGAAGATGGGTGCCCCTGCCGCTAAGTTGAATCCTTCAAAAAACGATTCCATTAAAAAGATGATGAAATATGCCATGAAGATGGATGGAATGCAAATGGATGGGATGAAAAAGGACAAAGATTCCACCAAAATGAAGGGCGACGGAATGGCTCATCAGGATATGAAGTTGAAGGAAGACAAAATGCAAATGGACGGTGGAATGAATATGGGCTATATGGTGCCGCAGGACAAAGTGATCGGTGATAATATGAAAACAGGTGGTAATCCAGAGTTCAACTATCATTATCTAGAAGCTCCCGGCACTACCGAGTTTGAAGAGGGCAAACCTGTGCGAGAGATGCTGTTCAACCTTACCGGGAATATGAACCGCTACGTTTGGTCAATCAACGGTGTGCCGCTTTCGGAAACCGATAAGATTAAAATCAATCAGGGCGAAGTCGTGCGCATTACACTTAACAATATGACGATGATGCACCACCCGATGCACCTGCACGGGCACTTTTTTAGGGTGCTGAATGAAAATGGTGATCGCAGTCCGTTGAAACATACGGTAAACGTCGCACCGATGCAGAAAGTAGTTATCGAATTTGACGCTGTTGAGTACGGCGACTGGTTCTTCCATTGCCACGTTCTTTACCATATGAATAGTGGTATGGCGAGAGTGTTCAGTTATGATACCCCTCGTGATGAACGCTTAATGGGCTATCCACTTTCCAACTTGACTACTGAAGCTGACCACATCTGGACGTGGGGCGAGGTAACGACGGCCAGTCACCTGAGCGAACTTTTTCTTACGGCCACCAACATTCGCAATCAGTTTATCCTTCGTGGCGAATACGGTTGGAACGAAAACTTGGAAGCTGAGTTTACATATGAACGTTGGCTCAATAGCTACTTCAGGGTGTTTGGAGGAGTAAACATGGAAAATGAGATGGAAGATAGTATGGATGAGATTTCCACAACAGGTGTCGTGGGTGTACGCTATTTGCTTCCACTGTTAATCGATTCAGATTTACGCATCGATAACAAATTGCGACCTACCATTTCATTATCTACAGCCACGATGATTTTTAGAAATGTGGCCCTCTATGGTGAATATGAATATCAAATGGATTTTGGTTGGGTCAATGACTTTGAACCAGGAACCGATTTTGAAAAAGAGGTTACCTGGCAAGTAGGCCTCGAATTTGTTTTAAGTAGGGATTTTTCGTTAATGGGAAGTTACGACAACCGCTTCGGCGCGGGTGGTGGCCTGTCATTAAGATTTTAA
- a CDS encoding c-type cytochrome, whose protein sequence is MKITKTLSGPITLTVLLLLLAIPSVNSQEKWEAPESADKLTNPLKNDASAVANGKRTYKMLCVICHGAKGKGDGMGGAGLTPKPTDLTNTDVQAQTDGALFWKLTEGRSPMASYKSALPEKKRWELINYIRTLKK, encoded by the coding sequence ATGAAAATAACTAAAACATTATCAGGACCTATTACGCTTACGGTGCTTCTACTTCTCTTGGCGATACCGAGCGTGAATTCACAAGAAAAATGGGAAGCGCCCGAAAGTGCGGATAAATTGACTAACCCCTTGAAAAATGATGCCTCTGCTGTTGCCAATGGCAAAAGAACTTACAAAATGCTTTGTGTGATTTGCCATGGCGCAAAAGGAAAGGGAGACGGCATGGGAGGAGCAGGCCTAACTCCGAAACCTACCGATTTGACCAATACGGATGTGCAGGCCCAGACCGACGGAGCTCTTTTCTGGAAGTTAACCGAAGGGCGTTCACCCATGGCCTCTTATAAAAGTGCATTGCCGGAAAAGAAAAGATGGGAATTGATTAACTATATCAGAACCTTAAAAAAATGA
- a CDS encoding HYC_CC_PP family protein, whose amino-acid sequence MKRICTKILSIFLTCTVLFTTTSFTANMHFCCSKLVSLSVTGEAKPCDEKLQKPENTTKKCSLEQKDCCSTDSFINIGNDDLRKVSSELDSHAFVFLKAFFHSYFSLFQELELKTVSVINHDPP is encoded by the coding sequence TTGAAGCGAATTTGTACTAAAATATTATCCATATTTCTCACGTGTACGGTATTATTTACCACCACGTCTTTTACGGCGAATATGCATTTTTGCTGTAGCAAGTTGGTGAGCTTATCTGTGACTGGTGAGGCAAAACCATGTGATGAAAAGCTTCAAAAACCAGAAAATACCACGAAGAAATGTTCTTTGGAGCAAAAAGATTGCTGTAGTACTGATTCTTTTATCAACATTGGTAATGATGATTTAAGGAAGGTTTCATCTGAGCTTGATTCGCATGCTTTTGTCTTTTTAAAAGCATTTTTCCACTCCTATTTTAGTCTATTTCAAGAACTTGAGCTTAAAACAGTTTCCGTTATAAACCATGATCCTCCCTAG
- a CDS encoding efflux RND transporter permease subunit: protein MLNKSIKFLIENKLVAVLLLALFVGWGIVNAPFEWNTGALPRNPVAVDAIPDIGENQQIVFTKWDGRSPQDIEDQITYPLTTSLLGIPGVKTIRSSSMFGFSSIYIIFEEDIEFYWSRSRILEKLNSLPAGLLPEGVNPALGPDATGLGQIFWYTLEGRDKDGNVTGGWDLQELRSIQDFYVKYALSSASGVSEVASIGGYVLEYQVDVNPELMKQYGISLQQVVKAVKQSNRDIGAQTLEINQAEYLIRGLGYVKSLSDLENAVVTSSDFTSIRIGDIARVAHGPATRRGILDKEGAEVVGGVVVARYGANPMEVINNVKDQIDELSAGLPSKELSDGTTSQLTIVPFYDRTELIQETLGTLDEALTLEILITILVIIVMVFNLRASILISGLLPVAVLMVFIAMKLFGVDANIVALSGIAIAIGTMVDVGVILSENIIRHLDESDGKESINKVVYTATAEVSGAILTAVMTTIISFIPVFTMIGAEGKLFRPLAFTKTFALTASIIVALFLIPPFAAFLFRKKSVKNTLGYGVNGVLIVLGILAIVYGSLLGLILIAFGVVGLLKYPELASKISSGFTISDNRANLINIIISAFAIVFVLAEYWRPLGLDKSIFWNLIFVGLICFGLLGFFTIFRNYYTRILRWALRNKLIFLSVPTAIVVFGVMIMRNTGKEFMPSLNEGSFLLMPTSLPHAGVEENKRVLQQLDMAVASIPEIATVVGKSGRTESALDPAPLSMYENVIQYKPEYMLDEDRKWQRYKVNEDGMFELRDGTFVTNPNLEVDTDDADYKESSIKSAFSIQQKDLIPDEDGEYFRNWRPEIKSPDDIWKEIVKVTKFPGVTSAPKLQPIETRLVMLQTGMRAPMGIKVKGQDLKQIEAFGIQLEDILKEAEGVKDEAVFADRIVGKPYLLIDIDRERLARYGITIEDVQSVLQVAVGGMVLTQTVEGRERYGVRVRYPRELRENPQDLKEIYVPVEKGNPVPLSELVTINYEKGPQVIKSEDTFLVGYVLFDKLDGFAEVEVVENAQALIQEKIDSGELIVPKGINYLFTGTYENQLRAEKTLSVVVPLALTIIFLILYFQFRSVGTSLMVFTGIAVAFAGGFLMIWFYGQDWFLNFNFFGENLRDLFQMHTINLSVAVWVGFIALFGIATDDGVVMATYLTQTFDRNKPDTLMGVRDSVVEAGEKRIRPCLMTTATTILALLPVLTSTGRGSDIMIPMAIPSFGGMLIALITLFVVPVLYSWKAEFQLKRLSK, encoded by the coding sequence ATGCTAAATAAAAGCATAAAGTTTCTCATAGAAAATAAATTGGTAGCGGTTTTGCTGCTCGCCCTTTTTGTAGGCTGGGGAATCGTAAATGCACCTTTTGAATGGAATACCGGCGCACTACCCAGAAATCCGGTTGCTGTTGATGCCATTCCCGATATTGGGGAAAATCAGCAAATCGTATTTACGAAGTGGGACGGTCGGTCCCCACAGGATATCGAAGATCAGATAACCTACCCATTGACCACATCTTTATTGGGCATTCCCGGCGTAAAGACCATCCGTAGTTCCTCCATGTTCGGCTTTTCGAGTATCTATATCATTTTTGAGGAGGATATTGAGTTCTATTGGAGCCGTAGCCGTATCCTTGAGAAATTGAATTCACTACCGGCAGGATTGTTACCGGAAGGTGTCAACCCGGCTCTGGGGCCCGATGCAACGGGATTGGGCCAAATTTTTTGGTATACGCTCGAAGGCCGTGATAAGGATGGCAATGTTACCGGAGGTTGGGATCTGCAGGAACTTCGCAGCATACAGGATTTCTATGTGAAATATGCCCTTTCTTCGGCGAGTGGGGTTTCCGAGGTGGCTTCCATTGGCGGTTACGTTCTGGAATATCAAGTCGATGTAAACCCGGAATTGATGAAGCAGTACGGTATCAGTCTGCAACAAGTCGTAAAAGCCGTAAAACAGAGCAACAGGGACATCGGTGCGCAAACCTTGGAAATCAATCAGGCCGAATATCTGATTCGCGGGCTGGGTTATGTCAAATCATTGTCCGATTTAGAGAACGCCGTGGTTACTTCGAGCGATTTTACCTCGATACGTATTGGGGATATTGCCAGGGTAGCACATGGCCCAGCTACCCGAAGGGGAATATTGGATAAGGAAGGTGCCGAAGTCGTTGGTGGCGTGGTCGTGGCCCGCTACGGTGCAAACCCCATGGAAGTCATCAACAATGTTAAAGACCAAATAGACGAACTCAGTGCGGGGCTTCCTTCAAAAGAACTTAGCGACGGGACAACATCGCAATTGACCATTGTCCCGTTTTATGATAGAACCGAGTTGATTCAAGAAACACTTGGAACCCTCGATGAGGCACTGACCCTGGAAATACTGATTACCATTTTGGTCATTATTGTCATGGTCTTTAATCTAAGGGCTTCCATTTTGATTTCCGGACTGTTGCCGGTTGCAGTGCTGATGGTCTTTATCGCTATGAAACTTTTTGGCGTGGATGCCAATATCGTAGCGCTGTCGGGTATCGCTATCGCTATTGGCACCATGGTCGATGTAGGGGTCATCCTCTCCGAGAATATTATACGGCATTTGGACGAATCTGATGGTAAAGAATCCATCAATAAAGTTGTTTATACGGCAACAGCGGAAGTGTCGGGTGCTATCTTAACGGCGGTAATGACCACTATTATCAGCTTTATCCCTGTCTTTACCATGATCGGGGCAGAAGGAAAGCTCTTTCGCCCACTGGCCTTTACCAAGACCTTTGCATTGACTGCATCCATTATCGTCGCTTTATTTTTGATACCGCCATTTGCAGCATTTCTGTTTCGTAAAAAGAGTGTAAAGAATACGCTGGGCTATGGTGTCAATGGGGTGCTTATCGTTTTGGGAATTCTTGCCATTGTCTATGGCTCTTTGTTAGGGTTGATATTGATAGCCTTTGGTGTGGTAGGCCTCTTGAAATATCCCGAATTGGCCTCAAAAATTTCATCGGGATTCACGATTTCCGATAATCGGGCCAATTTGATCAATATCATCATTTCGGCATTTGCCATTGTTTTTGTCCTCGCCGAATACTGGAGGCCCTTGGGGTTGGACAAAAGCATTTTCTGGAACCTGATATTCGTGGGTCTTATCTGTTTCGGGCTTTTGGGTTTCTTTACGATTTTCAGAAATTATTATACCCGAATTTTACGTTGGGCCTTGCGCAACAAACTTATTTTCCTCTCAGTCCCGACCGCGATAGTTGTGTTCGGTGTGATGATTATGCGAAATACCGGAAAGGAATTTATGCCCTCGCTCAACGAAGGTTCCTTCCTTCTGATGCCCACATCGTTGCCACATGCAGGGGTAGAAGAGAACAAACGCGTACTTCAGCAACTCGATATGGCCGTGGCCAGTATTCCGGAAATAGCGACTGTAGTCGGTAAATCAGGAAGAACGGAATCGGCCCTAGATCCCGCTCCACTTTCCATGTACGAGAATGTTATTCAGTACAAACCGGAATACATGCTCGATGAAGATAGAAAATGGCAACGCTACAAAGTAAATGAAGATGGCATGTTCGAACTGAGGGACGGTACTTTTGTGACCAATCCGAATTTAGAGGTCGATACGGATGATGCGGATTATAAGGAATCTTCGATAAAATCTGCTTTTTCCATACAGCAAAAAGACCTGATACCTGATGAGGACGGCGAGTATTTTCGAAACTGGCGACCCGAAATAAAGTCGCCCGACGATATTTGGAAAGAAATTGTCAAGGTGACCAAATTCCCAGGTGTTACCTCCGCCCCGAAACTACAGCCCATCGAAACCCGACTGGTCATGTTACAGACAGGAATGCGGGCACCCATGGGCATCAAGGTCAAAGGTCAGGATTTAAAGCAAATCGAAGCATTCGGGATTCAATTGGAAGACATCCTGAAAGAAGCCGAGGGGGTCAAGGACGAAGCGGTATTTGCCGATAGGATTGTGGGCAAACCCTATCTCTTGATAGATATCGATAGGGAACGATTGGCCCGTTATGGTATTACCATAGAAGATGTACAAAGTGTATTACAGGTGGCCGTTGGTGGCATGGTACTAACCCAGACCGTTGAAGGCCGGGAACGTTATGGGGTTCGTGTGAGGTATCCTAGGGAACTTAGGGAAAACCCGCAGGACCTAAAGGAAATTTATGTACCCGTTGAAAAAGGGAATCCCGTTCCTTTGAGCGAGCTGGTAACCATCAACTACGAAAAAGGGCCACAGGTCATCAAAAGTGAGGATACTTTTTTGGTGGGCTACGTACTCTTCGATAAGTTGGACGGTTTCGCGGAAGTGGAAGTGGTCGAAAACGCCCAGGCCTTGATTCAGGAAAAAATCGATAGCGGCGAACTGATAGTTCCCAAAGGGATCAACTATCTCTTTACGGGAACCTATGAAAACCAGTTACGGGCTGAAAAAACTTTGTCTGTGGTGGTACCCTTGGCATTGACTATTATTTTCCTGATCCTCTATTTCCAATTTCGCTCCGTGGGTACATCGTTAATGGTATTCACAGGTATAGCGGTCGCCTTTGCTGGAGGGTTTTTGATGATTTGGTTTTATGGTCAGGATTGGTTTTTAAACTTTAATTTCTTTGGCGAAAACCTACGCGACCTCTTCCAGATGCACACTATAAATCTTAGCGTCGCCGTTTGGGTCGGGTTCATCGCCTTATTTGGTATTGCCACGGACGACGGTGTAGTCATGGCGACCTATCTGACACAGACTTTCGATAGAAACAAACCGGATACCCTTATGGGCGTTCGGGATTCGGTAGTGGAAGCAGGCGAAAAACGTATCCGTCCCTGTTTGATGACCACGGCAACGACAATTCTTGCCTTACTGCCAGTGCTGACCTCCACAGGCCGTGGTAGCGATATTATGATACCCATGGCGATACCAAGTTTTGGCGGGATGCTTATCGCACTGATTACCCTTTTTGTGGTTCCTGTTTTATACAGTTGGAAAGCGGAGTTTCAATTAAAACGATTGTCGAAATGA
- a CDS encoding porin family protein, translated as MKKLLVFMTILAFGSSAFGQTYNTFEPSKTQFMLRGYGHTGFEYMDSGDESESTFLGSAFAPIFLYKHSDRLMFEAELEFVLEGNELETGLEYADVMYVLNKNMTVRAGKFLLPFGTFIERLHPAWINRLPNAPLGYGHDGIAPSSGIGVELRGAFDLGGPKLNYSVYSTNGPRIKDGSEEPEEAGILEFANYEDTNLAKAFGGRIGLLPFSDSSTEIGFSAYSTSGTGEEGSEFEDIGAFLYALDFSLVKQIPGLSGIVDVKAQYNSSNVDTATFIEMHEDGDLEEYSFDNQSNSFYAQLSYRPTMASSDFVKKLELVGRYSDFNAPEGAEWEEKSTQYAFGLNYWLSWRSVVKLSYQTTETEGGHDGDGITNTNGLFLHWAIGF; from the coding sequence ATGAAAAAGCTACTAGTATTTATGACCATTTTGGCGTTTGGGTCTTCAGCATTTGGACAGACCTACAACACCTTTGAACCGAGTAAGACCCAATTTATGCTGCGTGGTTACGGCCACACGGGGTTCGAATATATGGATTCGGGCGACGAATCAGAATCTACTTTTCTGGGATCGGCTTTCGCTCCTATATTCCTATACAAACACTCTGACAGATTGATGTTCGAGGCTGAACTGGAGTTTGTGTTGGAAGGGAATGAATTAGAAACCGGTTTGGAATATGCAGATGTCATGTACGTGCTCAACAAGAACATGACCGTTCGGGCTGGGAAATTTCTTTTGCCCTTCGGCACATTCATCGAAAGGTTGCATCCCGCGTGGATAAACAGATTGCCCAATGCCCCCTTGGGCTACGGACACGATGGCATAGCACCCTCCTCGGGTATCGGTGTAGAGCTTAGGGGGGCATTTGATTTAGGTGGCCCCAAATTAAACTATTCAGTGTACTCGACCAACGGCCCAAGAATAAAAGATGGATCTGAAGAACCGGAAGAAGCAGGTATTTTGGAATTTGCGAACTATGAGGATACCAATTTGGCCAAAGCTTTTGGTGGCCGAATCGGGTTGTTGCCTTTTTCAGATTCTTCTACTGAAATTGGTTTTTCAGCCTATTCAACCAGCGGCACAGGGGAAGAGGGTTCAGAATTCGAGGACATTGGTGCTTTTTTGTATGCCCTGGATTTTTCCTTGGTGAAACAAATACCGGGATTGAGTGGCATAGTGGATGTAAAAGCACAATATAACAGTTCCAACGTGGATACGGCCACATTTATCGAAATGCATGAAGATGGTGATTTAGAAGAATATTCTTTTGACAATCAAAGTAACTCCTTTTATGCCCAACTGAGCTATAGGCCCACAATGGCCAGCAGTGACTTCGTGAAAAAATTGGAGCTTGTTGGAAGGTACTCAGACTTTAACGCACCTGAAGGCGCTGAGTGGGAAGAGAAATCAACACAATATGCCTTCGGACTCAACTATTGGTTGAGCTGGCGGTCGGTAGTGAAGCTTAGTTATCAGACCACAGAAACTGAAGGAGGCCATGATGGAGATGGAATCACCAATACAAACGGTTTGTTTTTGCATTGGGCCATAGGATTTTAA
- a CDS encoding SHOCT domain-containing protein, giving the protein MHFIWWIIWLILLIWIFFVPYDIPYRKNENENPNDILKKRFAKGEISKEEYEESKKVLESDK; this is encoded by the coding sequence ATGCACTTTATATGGTGGATCATATGGTTGATCCTATTAATCTGGATATTCTTTGTCCCATACGACATCCCCTATCGGAAAAACGAGAACGAGAACCCAAACGATATTCTTAAAAAGCGATTTGCCAAAGGCGAAATCTCGAAAGAAGAATATGAGGAATCAAAGAAAGTTTTGGAATCTGATAAATAA
- a CDS encoding heavy-metal-associated domain-containing protein, which translates to MKKRFQIDGISCGGCITRIKKVLEGHEAIDEAKIFLNPKGVAKINMNENLSINDLQKQLDQLDGYTITEIE; encoded by the coding sequence ATGAAAAAGAGGTTTCAAATAGACGGGATAAGTTGTGGAGGTTGTATCACAAGGATCAAGAAGGTTTTGGAAGGCCATGAGGCTATAGATGAAGCGAAAATATTCTTGAATCCAAAAGGAGTTGCTAAAATCAATATGAACGAGAATCTTTCAATAAATGATTTGCAGAAACAACTCGATCAGCTTGACGGTTACACAATAACTGAAATAGAATAA
- a CDS encoding HYC_CC_PP family protein: MKKRFCKISSSIMALLVLLSTFSFAVDRHYCGDVLVDFSFFGKAESCGMEMQQSKDSHYHLIGNKGCCEDQTLAIAGQDDLKISYENLNDEQQVFVVSFLYSFINLYEGFDTKIVPFKDYSPPPLIRDIQVLDQTFLI; the protein is encoded by the coding sequence ATGAAAAAAAGATTTTGCAAAATATCGTCATCTATAATGGCACTTTTAGTGCTGTTATCGACGTTCTCCTTTGCCGTTGATCGGCATTATTGCGGCGATGTTTTGGTGGATTTCTCTTTTTTCGGTAAAGCGGAGTCTTGTGGAATGGAGATGCAACAATCCAAAGATTCACATTACCACCTTATAGGAAATAAAGGTTGCTGCGAGGATCAAACACTAGCCATTGCTGGCCAAGATGATTTAAAGATTTCATATGAAAATCTCAACGATGAGCAACAAGTCTTTGTAGTATCATTTCTATATTCTTTCATAAACCTTTACGAAGGATTTGATACGAAAATCGTTCCTTTTAAGGATTATTCCCCCCCACCACTGATACGGGACATCCAAGTTCTGGATCAGACCTTTCTGATTTGA